In Candidatus Epulonipiscium sp., a single window of DNA contains:
- a CDS encoding response regulator, whose product MIRIMLVDKEGYNRKKLSQIIVSAKLGFNMSKEAASGKEALDILEKNNIDLIISDIRLPDINGYQLFQLVKENYPRTKMILYSSYNEYEYVQKALEEGLIDYVFKPVKEQELKRSLIRAKRVFDELFKQYEEQSRILTKLDESLPVFQDRFLINLMHGHLDKEGEIQGTFEYFNIMIIPGYTVMVLKIDYYDKLSLIMEEKDKHVLIFSILYNVQSILEECKNGVAFINRHDEITVLLGNRLSIDQSIEIGENIRKIVETKQKITVTVGIGKMYSEARKINISYKQAKAAIRYNFYLGCNSVIHINYVEPNNKITYEYPLKKEELLVYETVIGNEKRAIELSKELYGVLRNSQPLPEKLLPKIILDILVSINRYASEQGINMERFFARHFSMREIIKREDLDEGFSYFIDILTSICKHINKERKVKEEHIITKAQEYVSKHLAENISLNKVAARVQTTPENLSVLFAKKGHRSFYDYCTKLRIDYAKELMVKTDFDDNLIAVKIGYNDKNYYRKIFEQMERITPDDFRNQIAFKKES is encoded by the coding sequence ATGATAAGGATAATGTTAGTTGATAAGGAAGGTTATAACAGGAAGAAGCTATCACAAATAATCGTCTCAGCTAAATTAGGCTTTAATATGTCAAAAGAGGCTGCTTCGGGGAAAGAAGCCTTGGATATATTAGAAAAAAACAATATTGATTTGATTATTTCTGATATAAGGCTTCCGGATATCAACGGTTATCAGTTGTTTCAACTCGTAAAGGAAAACTATCCTAGAACTAAAATGATTTTATACTCTTCTTATAATGAATATGAATATGTTCAAAAAGCTTTAGAAGAAGGGTTAATTGATTATGTCTTTAAGCCTGTAAAGGAACAAGAATTAAAAAGAAGTCTTATTAGGGCAAAAAGAGTTTTTGATGAACTTTTTAAGCAATATGAAGAACAAAGCAGAATATTAACTAAGCTCGATGAATCACTTCCTGTTTTCCAAGATAGATTCTTAATAAATCTTATGCACGGCCATTTAGACAAGGAAGGGGAGATACAAGGTACCTTTGAGTATTTTAATATTATGATAATACCTGGATATACGGTAATGGTATTAAAAATTGATTATTATGATAAACTTTCTTTAATAATGGAAGAGAAAGATAAACATGTACTTATTTTTTCTATTTTATATAATGTACAGTCTATCTTAGAAGAGTGCAAAAATGGGGTTGCTTTTATTAATAGGCATGATGAAATAACAGTATTACTGGGAAATCGGTTGTCAATAGACCAATCCATTGAGATAGGAGAAAATATCAGAAAAATAGTGGAAACTAAGCAAAAGATAACTGTTACTGTAGGAATAGGAAAAATGTATAGCGAAGCTAGAAAAATCAATATTTCCTATAAACAGGCTAAAGCTGCTATTAGATATAATTTTTATTTGGGGTGTAATTCGGTTATCCATATTAATTATGTAGAGCCTAATAATAAAATCACATACGAATACCCTTTAAAAAAAGAAGAGTTGCTCGTTTATGAAACTGTAATTGGAAATGAAAAAAGGGCCATAGAGCTTTCAAAAGAATTATATGGAGTTCTAAGAAATAGTCAACCTCTTCCTGAGAAATTACTACCCAAAATTATATTGGATATCCTTGTATCCATAAACCGTTATGCTAGCGAACAAGGTATTAATATGGAAAGGTTTTTCGCGAGACATTTTTCTATGAGGGAAATAATTAAAAGAGAGGATTTAGATGAAGGGTTTTCATATTTTATTGATATCTTAACATCCATATGTAAACATATCAATAAAGAAAGAAAAGTGAAAGAGGAACATATAATAACTAAAGCACAGGAGTATGTAAGTAAACATCTAGCAGAGAATATATCCCTAAATAAGGTGGCAGCTAGGGTTCAAACAACACCAGAAAATTTAAGTGTTTTATTTGCAAAGAAAGGACATCGTTCTTTTTACGACTATTGTACAAAACTTCGAATTGATTATGCTAAGGAACTCATGGTAAAAACAGATTTTGATGATAATTTGATAGCTGTTAAAATAGGATATAATGACAAGAATTATTATAGAAAGATATTTGAACAAATGGAAAGAATAACTCCTGATGACTTTCGAAATCAGATAGCCTTTAAGAAAGAAAGTTGA
- the glgB gene encoding 1,4-alpha-glucan branching protein GlgB, producing MKTTVNRIELYEIINSEHRNPHNILGIHEVVIDGKKVTVIRAFVPQAYKIEIINGKSLDTKHNMIKVHEDGFFEATIDTKADKFKYKLHITDYEGNSWISYDPYSFEPILSDLDKYLFGQGTHYKIYEKLGAHPMEINGVSGTLFALWAPNAKRVSVIGDFNGWDGRRHPMRCLENSGIWELFIPGVIHGDIYKYEIKTREDYVIKKTDPYGNYAEIRPNTASIVYDINNFTWNDKAWMDKRRKTNPLNQPISIYEVHLGSWMRVIEEGNRYLTYRELAHKLVDYVKEMGYTHIELMPVAEHPFDGSWGYQVTGYYAPTSRFGTPEDFMYFVDYCHINGIGVLLDWVPAHFPKDAHGLAKFDGTALYEHSDPKQGEHPDWGTLIFNFGRYEVKLFLIANALFWLEKYHIDGLRVDAVASMLYLDYGKTDGNWIPNQFGGRENLEAVEFFKHLNSIIYKDYPGIMMIAEESTAWANVSRPTDIGGLGFGLKWNMGWMNDFLRYVSKDPIHRKHHHNDLTFGLIYAYTENFILVLSHDEVVHGKGSMINKMPGDYWQKFANLRVSYGFMYGHPGKKLLFMGGEFAQFEEWSEDKSLDWHLLQFDKHKEMQEYIKDLNNLYNKESAFWEYDFSSDGFEWINGFDANASMVSFIRKGKNTKDTLVFVCNFTPVPHYKHRIGVPQKGKYKEIFNSDFSKYGGSNVLNKENMVSDVREWDGREHSIELRVPPLGMTILKKIED from the coding sequence ATGAAAACAACGGTAAATAGGATAGAATTATATGAAATTATAAATTCAGAGCATAGAAACCCGCATAATATTTTAGGAATCCATGAGGTTGTAATTGATGGGAAAAAGGTTACGGTTATACGGGCATTCGTTCCCCAGGCATACAAGATAGAAATTATAAACGGGAAAAGCCTAGATACAAAACACAATATGATTAAGGTCCATGAGGATGGGTTTTTCGAAGCTACTATAGATACAAAGGCAGATAAATTTAAGTACAAATTACATATTACGGATTATGAAGGAAACTCATGGATTTCTTATGATCCCTATTCATTTGAGCCTATTCTATCTGATTTAGATAAATATCTTTTTGGACAAGGTACTCACTACAAAATATATGAAAAATTAGGAGCCCATCCTATGGAGATAAATGGGGTCAGCGGAACATTATTTGCCCTTTGGGCACCCAATGCAAAAAGAGTGAGTGTTATTGGGGATTTTAATGGTTGGGATGGCAGAAGGCATCCAATGCGATGTTTAGAAAACAGTGGTATATGGGAATTGTTTATTCCGGGGGTAATTCATGGGGATATCTATAAATATGAAATCAAGACAAGGGAAGATTATGTTATAAAGAAAACAGACCCTTATGGTAACTACGCAGAAATCCGCCCTAATACCGCCTCGATAGTTTATGACATAAATAACTTTACTTGGAATGATAAAGCGTGGATGGATAAAAGAAGGAAAACAAATCCATTGAACCAACCTATATCTATATATGAAGTTCATTTGGGTTCTTGGATGAGGGTGATAGAAGAAGGCAATAGGTATTTAACTTATAGAGAGCTTGCTCATAAGCTGGTTGATTACGTAAAAGAAATGGGATATACCCATATTGAGCTTATGCCAGTCGCAGAGCATCCCTTTGATGGCTCCTGGGGATATCAGGTAACGGGATATTATGCCCCAACTAGTAGATTTGGTACTCCAGAAGATTTTATGTATTTTGTGGATTATTGTCATATTAATGGTATTGGTGTTTTATTAGATTGGGTTCCTGCCCATTTTCCTAAGGATGCCCATGGCTTGGCTAAATTTGACGGTACTGCCCTTTACGAACATTCAGATCCAAAACAGGGAGAACATCCTGATTGGGGCACCCTGATTTTTAATTTCGGCCGTTATGAAGTTAAATTATTTTTGATTGCAAATGCTCTCTTTTGGCTTGAAAAATATCATATAGACGGATTAAGGGTAGATGCTGTGGCTTCTATGCTTTATTTGGATTATGGCAAAACTGATGGTAACTGGATTCCAAATCAATTTGGCGGTCGTGAAAACTTGGAGGCAGTAGAATTTTTTAAGCATCTCAATTCGATTATTTATAAGGATTATCCAGGTATTATGATGATTGCAGAAGAATCTACAGCTTGGGCTAATGTATCAAGGCCTACCGATATAGGGGGATTGGGTTTTGGATTGAAGTGGAATATGGGATGGATGAATGATTTTCTAAGATATGTTTCTAAGGATCCCATCCATAGAAAACACCATCACAATGATTTAACTTTTGGACTTATATATGCATATACTGAGAATTTTATTTTGGTTCTTTCTCATGATGAGGTAGTTCACGGTAAGGGCTCTATGATTAATAAAATGCCTGGGGATTATTGGCAAAAGTTTGCTAATCTCAGAGTATCCTATGGATTCATGTATGGCCATCCAGGGAAAAAACTCCTATTTATGGGTGGGGAATTTGCCCAATTTGAAGAATGGAGTGAGGATAAAAGCCTTGATTGGCATTTGCTCCAATTCGATAAGCATAAAGAAATGCAAGAATACATCAAGGACTTAAACAACTTATATAATAAAGAGAGTGCTTTTTGGGAATATGATTTTAGTAGTGATGGTTTCGAATGGATCAATGGATTTGATGCCAATGCCAGTATGGTTTCATTTATTAGAAAAGGGAAAAATACTAAAGATACTCTGGTTTTTGTATGTAACTTTACCCCCGTACCTCATTATAAACATAGAATAGGTGTGCCTCAGAAAGGGAAATATAAAGAGATTTTTAATAGCGATTTTTCTAAATATGGGGGAAGTAATGTATTAAATAAAGAAAACATGGTATCAGATGTTAGGGAATGGGATGGAAGGGAACACAGTATCGAACTAAGGGTTCCCCCTTTAGGAATGACTATTTTAAAGAAAATAGAAGATTAA
- a CDS encoding DUF1294 domain-containing protein, which yields MDFFIALLITNFISYIIFGIDKTKAEKKEWRISEKTLIFSSLFGPLGAFIAMYTFNHKTKKLKFNILVPLLGIVQLSIIIYIYTAY from the coding sequence ATGGATTTTTTTATTGCCTTATTGATAACCAATTTTATATCTTACATTATATTTGGAATAGATAAAACTAAAGCTGAAAAAAAAGAATGGAGGATTTCAGAAAAAACCCTTATTTTTTCGTCACTCTTTGGGCCCTTGGGGGCATTTATCGCCATGTATACCTTCAATCATAAGACTAAAAAATTAAAGTTTAATATACTAGTCCCCCTATTGGGAATTGTTCAATTAAGCATCATCATATATATTTATACTGCATACTAG
- the argH gene encoding argininosuccinate lyase: MKLWGGRFNKATNTMTDDFNSSISFDQRLYKQDILGSIAHVSMLGKQNVIPLGDSEIIKSELKNILKDIEDGKIEFDIEAEDIHMNIEKILISRIGDIGKKLHTGRSRNDQVALDMRMYVKDEIKEIQNMILNLQKVLVDIATIHIETIMPGYTHLQRAQPITLAHHLMAYFEMLKRDYERLDDTYNRTNILPLGSGALAATTYPLDRYFVAKELGFADVTYNSLDGVSDRDFCVELLNGISLIMMHLSRFSEEIILWSSHEFHFIELDDAYSTGSSIMPQKKNPDIAELVRGKTGRVYGNLVGLLTTMKSLPLAYNKDMQEDKEAVFDAIDTIKMCLPVFTSMIKTMTILKDNMYSAAGGGFTNATDAADYLVKKGLPFRDAHEVVGKLVLYCIQNKTALEKLSLEEYKNISPVFDKDIFEAISLEECVNKRNIIGGPSREMMLKHIDKAQKFIYSKDPF; this comes from the coding sequence ATGAAATTATGGGGCGGCAGGTTTAATAAGGCAACCAATACGATGACAGATGACTTTAACTCCTCCATTTCCTTTGATCAAAGGTTATATAAACAAGATATCCTAGGAAGCATAGCCCATGTTTCTATGCTTGGAAAACAAAACGTCATTCCCCTAGGGGATTCAGAAATAATCAAATCCGAATTAAAAAACATACTTAAGGATATTGAAGATGGAAAAATAGAGTTTGATATTGAAGCTGAAGATATTCATATGAACATAGAAAAAATCCTTATATCAAGGATTGGGGACATCGGGAAAAAACTTCATACCGGGAGAAGTAGAAATGATCAAGTTGCCTTGGATATGCGAATGTATGTAAAGGATGAAATAAAAGAGATTCAAAATATGATTTTAAATCTCCAAAAGGTTTTAGTTGATATAGCTACAATACATATTGAAACCATTATGCCGGGATATACCCATCTTCAAAGGGCCCAGCCCATTACCCTAGCCCATCATCTGATGGCTTATTTCGAAATGTTAAAAAGAGATTACGAAAGGCTAGACGATACTTATAATAGAACAAATATCCTGCCCCTAGGTTCCGGAGCTCTAGCGGCAACTACTTACCCCCTTGACAGATACTTTGTTGCAAAAGAACTGGGGTTTGCTGATGTTACATACAATAGTTTAGATGGGGTTTCAGATAGAGACTTTTGCGTCGAATTATTAAATGGGATTTCCTTAATAATGATGCATCTTAGTCGTTTTTCTGAGGAAATCATCCTTTGGAGTTCTCATGAATTCCATTTTATTGAGTTAGATGATGCCTATTCTACCGGTAGCAGCATTATGCCCCAAAAGAAAAATCCTGATATTGCCGAATTGGTCCGCGGCAAGACAGGACGGGTATACGGAAATCTAGTGGGCCTTCTTACTACTATGAAATCTCTTCCTTTAGCATATAATAAAGATATGCAGGAAGACAAGGAAGCGGTTTTTGATGCTATTGATACTATAAAAATGTGCCTTCCCGTCTTTACATCTATGATAAAAACCATGACTATATTAAAAGACAATATGTATAGTGCTGCCGGTGGCGGCTTCACAAATGCTACGGATGCTGCCGATTACCTTGTTAAAAAAGGACTACCTTTTAGGGATGCCCATGAAGTTGTCGGTAAACTAGTCTTATATTGCATCCAAAATAAAACTGCCCTAGAAAAACTGAGTCTAGAAGAATATAAAAATATTTCCCCTGTTTTTGACAAAGATATATTTGAAGCCATTTCCTTAGAGGAATGTGTAAACAAACGAAATATTATCGGAGGACCTTCTAGGGAAATGATGCTTAAACATATAGATAAAGCTCAAAAATTCATTTATAGTAAAGACCCCTTCTAA
- a CDS encoding argininosuccinate synthase: protein MSKKVILAYSGGLDTTVILHWLKENYDYEVIAVCVDVGQGKELDGMEEKALKNGASKLYIEDVKEEFMEDFVFPMVKAGAVYESKYYLGTSIARPLIAKRFVEIALEEGAEAICHGCTGKGNDQVRFELAIKALAPQLKIIAPWRIWDIQSREDEIEYLEKRGIEVPMTREESYSRDKNMWHLSHEGLELEDPNHEPDYDKLLKLGVSPEQAPDEPTYLELDFEKGIPVKLNGETLSPIDMMFKLNKIGGKNGIGVSDIVENRVVGMKSRGVYETPGGVILYAAHEELEHLCLDHQTYAYKQQVALKYADLVYSGEWFTPLREALAAFVDSTQETVTGKVKLKLYKGNIIPAGTTSPYSLYNESIASFTTGELYDHKDAEGFINLYGLPSKVRAMMKQKNI from the coding sequence ATGAGTAAAAAAGTTATTCTTGCATATTCCGGTGGATTAGATACAACTGTTATCCTACATTGGTTAAAAGAAAATTATGATTATGAAGTAATCGCCGTATGCGTAGATGTAGGTCAAGGAAAAGAATTAGACGGCATGGAAGAAAAGGCTTTAAAAAATGGGGCAAGCAAACTCTATATTGAAGATGTAAAAGAAGAATTTATGGAAGACTTTGTTTTCCCAATGGTTAAAGCAGGGGCTGTATATGAATCCAAATACTATCTTGGTACTTCTATAGCAAGACCCCTTATTGCAAAAAGATTCGTTGAAATTGCACTAGAAGAAGGAGCTGAAGCTATTTGCCATGGCTGCACAGGTAAAGGGAATGACCAGGTTCGTTTTGAGCTAGCAATAAAAGCATTAGCTCCTCAACTTAAAATCATTGCTCCTTGGAGAATATGGGATATCCAATCCCGAGAAGATGAAATAGAATACCTTGAAAAAAGAGGCATAGAGGTTCCAATGACAAGGGAAGAAAGCTATAGCCGTGATAAAAATATGTGGCATCTAAGCCATGAAGGTCTAGAGCTTGAAGACCCGAACCATGAGCCTGATTACGATAAATTGCTCAAGTTAGGCGTTTCCCCGGAGCAGGCTCCTGATGAACCTACCTATCTAGAATTAGACTTTGAAAAGGGGATTCCTGTAAAACTAAATGGGGAAACCTTATCACCTATTGATATGATGTTTAAACTTAATAAAATTGGTGGAAAAAATGGTATTGGTGTATCCGATATCGTGGAAAACCGCGTAGTTGGGATGAAATCAAGGGGCGTGTATGAAACCCCCGGTGGAGTGATTCTATATGCCGCCCACGAAGAGCTAGAACATCTATGTTTAGATCATCAAACCTACGCTTACAAGCAACAGGTGGCATTAAAATATGCAGACCTTGTTTATAGCGGGGAATGGTTTACACCCCTTCGCGAAGCACTGGCTGCATTTGTAGATTCTACACAGGAAACGGTAACAGGCAAGGTTAAATTAAAACTATATAAAGGAAATATTATTCCTGCTGGAACAACCTCACCCTACTCCTTATACAATGAATCTATTGCAAGCTTCACTACCGGCGAATTATACGATCATAAAGATGCAGAAGGATTCATTAACCTATATGGACTTCCTTCCAAGGTAAGGGCTATGATGAAACAAAAAAACATTTAA
- the argJ gene encoding bifunctional ornithine acetyltransferase/N-acetylglutamate synthase, translating to MQIIDGGVTSPKGFKAAGNYIGVKKKRKDLSIVYSELPAKGAATFTTNVVKAAPVIWNQRIINSKGNIQAIVVNSGNANACTGEQGMIDTNSMAQTTANCLNLKKEEVLVASTGVIGVPLPMDIIHPGIEKTVTMLASSREASMEAAEAIMTTDTFSKEIAVTFSLGDKIVTIAGMAKGSGMIHPNMATMLSFITMDLNISGELLQKALSESIVDSYNMISVDGDTSTNDMVLVLANGAAGNDIIDKENREYEIFKKVFNYVNTYLAQQIVRDGEGAGKFLEVSVKGAKTKEDARILSKSIITSNLVKTAFFGEDANWGRILCAMGYSGVKFDTGKVTIQFVSEGGDITLIKEGIPLKFNEELAFEILHEKDIKIIAFLGEGNQEATAWGCDLSYEYVRINGDYRT from the coding sequence ATGCAAATAATTGATGGAGGAGTTACAAGCCCTAAAGGATTTAAGGCCGCAGGGAATTATATAGGAGTAAAAAAGAAGCGGAAGGATTTGTCAATAGTATATAGTGAACTTCCTGCAAAAGGAGCGGCTACTTTTACAACTAATGTAGTAAAAGCTGCCCCCGTAATCTGGAATCAAAGGATTATTAATAGTAAGGGAAACATACAAGCCATAGTTGTTAATAGTGGCAATGCTAATGCCTGCACAGGGGAACAAGGAATGATAGATACTAATTCTATGGCACAAACCACAGCAAACTGTCTAAACTTAAAAAAGGAAGAGGTTTTAGTTGCTTCAACTGGGGTCATCGGTGTGCCCCTACCGATGGATATTATTCATCCCGGGATTGAAAAAACAGTAACTATGTTAGCTTCATCTAGGGAAGCTTCTATGGAGGCCGCAGAGGCTATTATGACTACTGATACATTTTCAAAGGAAATCGCGGTAACTTTTAGTCTAGGGGATAAAATAGTCACTATTGCAGGCATGGCTAAAGGCTCGGGAATGATTCATCCTAATATGGCAACAATGCTTTCTTTTATAACTATGGATTTAAATATTTCTGGGGAGCTTTTGCAAAAGGCCCTAAGTGAAAGTATTGTAGATTCTTATAATATGATTTCCGTCGACGGAGATACCAGTACCAATGATATGGTTTTAGTCTTAGCTAATGGAGCCGCAGGAAATGACATTATAGATAAGGAAAACAGGGAGTATGAAATTTTTAAGAAAGTCTTTAATTATGTTAATACTTACTTAGCACAGCAGATAGTAAGGGATGGTGAAGGAGCGGGAAAATTTTTAGAGGTAAGTGTAAAGGGAGCAAAAACTAAAGAGGATGCCCGTATTCTTTCAAAATCAATTATAACTTCTAATCTAGTAAAAACCGCATTCTTTGGGGAAGATGCCAACTGGGGAAGGATTCTTTGTGCCATGGGCTATTCAGGGGTCAAATTCGACACCGGCAAGGTAACTATTCAGTTTGTTTCAGAAGGTGGAGATATTACATTAATTAAAGAGGGTATACCTTTGAAATTCAATGAAGAATTGGCTTTTGAAATTCTGCATGAAAAGGATATTAAAATTATAGCCTTCCTAGGAGAAGGCAACCAAGAAGCCACTGCTTGGGGATGTGATTTAAGTTATGAATATGTTCGCATTAATGGAGATTATAGAACGTAG
- the argB gene encoding acetylglutamate kinase gives MKECIEKAKVLIEALPYIKEFYGKTVVIKYGGSAMIDEKIKETVMQDIILMKLVGINPVIVHGGGPEINNALKQMGKQSEFINGLRITDKETMEIVEMVLSGKVNKNIVSHIQNQGINAVGISGKDGATLESEKRLVDDKDVGFVGEIINVNTKLITTLIQTDFIPVIAPIGIDKEGNSYNINADYAAVAVAGALKAQKLVFLTDVEGVLKDVSDSSSIISSLLVRDVDEYIKDGIISGGMIPKVECCVEGVKKGVKTVHILDGRVQHCLLLEVFTQRGVGTMIEE, from the coding sequence ATGAAAGAATGTATTGAAAAGGCAAAGGTATTGATAGAGGCTCTGCCCTATATAAAAGAGTTTTATGGTAAAACAGTTGTTATCAAATATGGCGGCAGTGCAATGATTGATGAAAAAATAAAAGAGACAGTGATGCAAGATATCATTTTAATGAAGCTCGTAGGAATAAACCCAGTAATCGTTCATGGAGGTGGGCCAGAAATAAATAATGCCCTAAAACAAATGGGCAAGCAATCCGAGTTTATAAATGGTCTTAGGATTACGGATAAGGAAACCATGGAAATAGTAGAAATGGTTTTATCAGGGAAAGTTAATAAAAATATAGTAAGCCATATCCAAAATCAGGGGATTAATGCTGTGGGGATTAGTGGTAAAGATGGGGCTACTTTAGAGTCTGAAAAAAGATTAGTTGATGATAAAGATGTGGGATTTGTAGGGGAAATTATTAATGTTAATACGAAGCTTATAACAACCTTAATACAGACAGACTTTATACCTGTAATCGCCCCAATTGGAATTGATAAAGAAGGAAATTCCTATAATATCAATGCCGATTATGCGGCAGTAGCTGTGGCAGGAGCCTTAAAAGCGCAAAAACTTGTATTTTTAACAGATGTAGAAGGAGTATTAAAGGATGTATCGGATAGTTCTAGTATTATATCTAGCCTCCTTGTAAGGGATGTAGATGAATATATTAAAGATGGCATCATCTCAGGGGGAATGATTCCTAAGGTGGAATGTTGTGTGGAAGGAGTAAAGAAAGGAGTAAAAACAGTACATATACTAGATGGCCGGGTTCAGCATTGTCTTCTTCTTGAAGTTTTCACCCAAAGAGGGGTAGGGACCATGATAGAGGAATAA
- a CDS encoding cation transporter — protein sequence MKTREKEIKRASWIGIIGNGILAVLKISFGLVGGSMALVGDGIDSSTDVVTSFIILFAAKIMSKPPDREHPYGHHRAETIATTILAFVIFFAGAQLFISSVSNMLVKKETDIPSSISIYIVVISIIGKMFLAFYQKKAGVKTQSSMLIANGKNMRNDIIISSGVLIGLVFTFILGLPIFDSIAAFIISLWIIKASYDIVIETNMELMDGVQDTTIYQDIFKAIEYIKEAYNPHRTRVRKLSNLYIIDTDIEVDGNLNVSEAHKIAMAVEKSIKENVQDVYDVIVHVEPLGNVEHNESFGLTEDMLD from the coding sequence ATGAAAACAAGAGAAAAAGAAATCAAAAGAGCTTCATGGATTGGAATTATCGGTAACGGTATATTGGCGGTATTAAAAATATCATTTGGCCTTGTAGGGGGAAGTATGGCATTAGTGGGGGATGGGATTGACTCCTCCACAGATGTTGTTACTAGTTTTATAATATTATTTGCCGCAAAGATAATGTCAAAGCCACCGGATAGGGAACACCCCTATGGACATCATAGGGCAGAGACCATCGCAACTACTATACTTGCATTTGTGATATTTTTTGCGGGGGCACAATTATTTATTAGCAGTGTATCTAATATGTTGGTTAAAAAAGAAACGGATATACCTTCAAGTATTTCAATATATATAGTGGTAATATCCATTATTGGTAAAATGTTTTTAGCATTTTATCAGAAAAAGGCTGGGGTAAAGACCCAAAGTTCAATGCTTATTGCCAATGGCAAGAATATGCGCAATGATATCATTATTTCCAGTGGTGTACTTATTGGATTGGTATTTACATTTATACTTGGATTGCCTATTTTTGACTCTATCGCTGCGTTTATCATAAGTTTATGGATTATAAAAGCATCCTACGATATTGTTATAGAAACAAATATGGAGCTAATGGATGGTGTGCAGGACACGACCATATATCAAGATATATTTAAAGCCATTGAATATATAAAAGAAGCCTATAATCCTCATCGAACAAGGGTAAGGAAACTATCTAATCTTTATATTATCGATACGGATATTGAAGTAGATGGGAACCTTAATGTATCAGAAGCTCATAAGATTGCCATGGCCGTAGAAAAAAGCATAAAAGAAAACGTACAGGATGTTTATGATGTCATAGTCCACGTGGAACCCTTAGGAAATGTGGAGCATAATGAAAGTTTTGGGCTAACGGAAGATATGTTAGACTAA